A section of the Gloeobacter violaceus PCC 7421 genome encodes:
- a CDS encoding phosphoketolase family protein produces the protein MVVAKIEKTGTLSTEQLQKMHAYWRAANYLSVGQIYLMDNPLLREPLKLEHVKPRLLGHWGTTPGLNFIYVHLNRVIQDEDLDMIYIAGPGHGGPGLVANTYLEGTYSEYYPNISEDAEGMKRLFKQFSFPGGIPSHVAPETPGSIHEGGELGYAVSHAYGAVFDNPDLIVACVVGDGEAETGPLATSWHSNKFLNPVRDGAVLPILHLNGYKIANPTVLARISHEELEKLFEGYGYKPYFVEGSEYEPTHQLMAATLDTCIAEIKAIQHEARTGGATARPRWPMIVLRTPKGWTGPKEVDGKKTEDFWRSHQVPFSEMAGKPEHVQLLETWMRSYQPEELFDENGTFLGELKALAPKGHRRMGDNPHANGGILLKDLKMPDFRSYAVDVAKPGTTFAEATKVMGIFLRDVMKANLDQRNFRIVGPDETASNRWGPLFEITNRTWMDAIHPYDDHLSQDGRVMEILSEHTCQGWLEGYLLTGRHGFFSCYEAFIHLVDSMFNQHAKWLKTTRHIPWRRPIASLNYLLTSHVWRQDHNGFSHQDPGFIDHVVNKRAEVIRVYLPPDANTLLSVTDHCLRSRHYVNVVVAGKQPALQYLDMDAAIKHCTKGIGIWDWASNDQGVEPDVVMACCGDIPTLETLAAVDILRQNFPDLKIRVINVVNLMKLQPESEHPHGLSDKDFDSIFTPDKPVVFAFHGYPWLIHRLTYRRNNHNNIHVRGYKEEGTTTTPFDMVVMNDLDRFNLADDVIDRVPRLRYTAAHVKQMLHDKLIEHKQYIHEHGDDMPEIRDWCWPY, from the coding sequence ATGGTAGTAGCCAAGATTGAAAAAACCGGCACCTTGAGCACAGAGCAGTTGCAAAAGATGCACGCCTACTGGCGGGCGGCCAACTATCTGTCGGTGGGCCAGATTTATCTAATGGACAATCCCCTGTTGCGCGAGCCGCTTAAACTCGAGCATGTCAAGCCGCGGCTTTTGGGGCACTGGGGCACCACCCCAGGGCTGAATTTCATTTATGTCCACCTCAACCGCGTGATCCAAGACGAGGATCTCGACATGATCTACATCGCCGGACCGGGGCACGGCGGACCCGGTTTGGTGGCAAACACTTATCTCGAAGGCACCTACAGCGAGTACTACCCGAACATCTCCGAGGACGCCGAGGGGATGAAGCGCCTCTTCAAGCAGTTCTCCTTTCCCGGCGGCATCCCGAGCCACGTCGCCCCGGAGACCCCCGGCTCGATCCACGAAGGGGGCGAGTTGGGCTACGCGGTCTCCCACGCCTACGGCGCCGTCTTCGACAATCCCGATCTGATCGTCGCCTGCGTGGTAGGCGACGGCGAAGCCGAGACCGGTCCGCTCGCCACCTCCTGGCACTCCAACAAGTTTCTCAATCCCGTGCGCGACGGGGCGGTATTGCCGATTTTGCACCTCAACGGTTATAAGATTGCCAACCCGACGGTGCTCGCGCGCATCAGCCACGAGGAACTGGAGAAGCTCTTTGAAGGCTACGGCTACAAGCCTTATTTCGTCGAAGGCTCCGAGTACGAACCGACCCACCAGTTGATGGCAGCGACACTCGATACCTGCATCGCCGAGATCAAGGCCATCCAGCACGAGGCGCGTACCGGCGGCGCGACCGCCCGTCCCCGGTGGCCGATGATCGTCCTGCGCACCCCCAAGGGCTGGACCGGCCCCAAGGAAGTGGACGGCAAAAAGACCGAGGATTTTTGGCGCTCGCACCAGGTGCCTTTTTCGGAGATGGCGGGCAAGCCCGAGCACGTGCAGTTGCTCGAGACCTGGATGCGCAGCTACCAGCCGGAGGAGCTGTTCGACGAGAACGGTACCTTTTTGGGCGAGCTCAAGGCCCTGGCCCCCAAGGGGCACCGGCGCATGGGAGACAATCCCCACGCCAACGGCGGCATCCTGCTCAAAGATCTGAAGATGCCCGATTTTCGCTCCTATGCGGTGGATGTGGCCAAACCCGGCACCACCTTCGCAGAAGCGACCAAGGTGATGGGCATCTTCTTGCGCGACGTGATGAAGGCGAACCTCGATCAGCGCAACTTTCGGATCGTCGGCCCCGACGAAACGGCTTCCAACCGTTGGGGACCGCTTTTTGAGATCACCAACCGCACCTGGATGGACGCAATCCACCCCTACGACGATCATCTCTCGCAGGACGGCCGGGTGATGGAAATCCTCAGCGAGCACACCTGCCAGGGCTGGCTGGAGGGGTACCTGCTCACCGGTCGGCACGGATTTTTCTCGTGCTACGAAGCGTTTATTCACTTGGTCGATTCGATGTTCAACCAGCACGCCAAATGGCTGAAGACCACCCGGCACATCCCCTGGCGCCGCCCGATCGCTTCGCTCAACTACCTGCTCACCTCCCACGTCTGGCGACAGGATCACAACGGTTTTTCGCACCAGGATCCGGGCTTTATCGACCACGTGGTCAACAAAAGAGCGGAGGTCATCCGGGTGTACTTGCCGCCGGATGCCAACACACTTTTGTCTGTCACAGATCATTGCCTGAGAAGCCGCCACTACGTGAACGTGGTCGTGGCGGGCAAACAGCCCGCCTTGCAGTACCTCGACATGGACGCGGCCATCAAGCACTGCACCAAGGGCATCGGCATCTGGGACTGGGCGAGCAACGACCAGGGCGTGGAGCCGGACGTGGTGATGGCCTGCTGCGGGGACATCCCCACCCTGGAGACGCTCGCGGCAGTGGACATCCTGCGTCAGAACTTCCCCGATCTGAAGATCCGAGTGATCAACGTCGTCAACTTGATGAAGCTGCAGCCGGAAAGCGAGCACCCCCACGGCCTGTCGGACAAAGATTTCGATTCGATCTTTACCCCCGACAAACCGGTGGTGTTTGCCTTCCACGGTTATCCCTGGCTCATCCACCGGCTCACCTACCGGCGCAACAACCACAACAACATCCACGTGCGCGGCTACAAAGAAGAAGGCACCACCACCACGCCCTTCGACATGGTGGTAATGAACGACCTCGACCGCTTCAACCTGGCGGACGACGTGATCGACCGGGTGCCCCGGCTGCGCTACACCGCCG